The Corynebacterium camporealensis genome contains a region encoding:
- a CDS encoding type IV toxin-antitoxin system AbiEi family antitoxin domain-containing protein, translating to MKIVEATEMVLSLASQQWGMVTTAQAKSAGVTSLMLGRLQDKAILHRVRSGVYISTAVGWSAATEIRAQWLALEPKTMAVDRLTEIPSAVVSHESAAELHGIGDLETPRIRFTVPNRRQTRQPDVAFRTAQLTADDWMLIDSLPVTTPVRTLIDLARAGHEPDHLSDVVRDILHLRLATRAELSDVITDF from the coding sequence ATGAAGATTGTTGAGGCGACCGAGATGGTCCTCAGTCTCGCCTCCCAGCAATGGGGAATGGTGACTACGGCTCAGGCAAAATCCGCAGGAGTTACTTCCCTCATGCTCGGCCGCTTGCAAGACAAAGCCATTCTGCACCGAGTTCGCTCGGGTGTGTACATCTCTACCGCCGTTGGCTGGTCGGCTGCTACTGAAATCCGTGCACAGTGGCTGGCCCTTGAGCCGAAGACGATGGCAGTAGACCGCCTCACAGAAATCCCCTCTGCTGTGGTGTCGCATGAATCAGCTGCCGAACTACACGGCATTGGTGATCTTGAGACTCCGCGTATTCGTTTCACCGTCCCCAACAGACGCCAAACGCGACAGCCTGACGTCGCATTCCGCACCGCTCAGCTCACTGCCGACGACTGGATGCTTATCGACAGCCTTCCTGTAACAACTCCGGTTCGCACGCTCATCGACCTCGCCCGCGCCGGCCACGAACCCGACCATCTCAGCGACGTAGTTCGCGATATTCTGCACCTGCGCTTGGCTACTCGCGCTGAGCTTTCCGATGTCATTACTGATTTTTAA
- the topA gene encoding type I DNA topoisomerase — protein MPPAAGQGKTLVIVESATKAKKIQPYLGDDYIVEASVGHIRDLPRGAADVPAKFKKESWARLGVNPDDNFAPLYVVSPDKKKKVADLKKKLKECDQLFLATDPDREGEAIAWHLLEVLKPKVPVRRMVFNEITKSAILEAAENTRELDENLIDAQETRRILDRLYGYEVSPVLWKKVMPRLSAGRVQSVATRVIVERERERMAFISAEYWDLSAKLQGDNPQDFEARLATVDAKRVAQGRDFDDRGEVKTDDVVVLNEQVAKSLAAGLKGADMQVAAVEHKPYTRKPYPPFMTSTLQQEAGRRLHFTSERTMRIAQRLYENGHITYMRTDSTSLSKQGLDAARNAATTIYGSEYVASSPRVYDRKVKNSQEAHEAIRPAGESFATPGQLAGQLDAEEFKLYDLIWKRTVASQMENAKGTSMKVTVAGNAATDDGNRAVEFSATGRTITFPGFLRAYEDGSNAKTDENRLPHLNEGDALKAQEVTADGHSTNPPARYTEASLVKKMEDLGIGRPSTYASIIKTIQDRGYVVSRGNALVPSWVAFAVIGLLENNFTELVDYDFTSSMEDELDSIAAGNENGTDWLNGFYFGNEQANDQKAASIARHGGLKSLIDINLEAIDARKVNSLLLYTDSEGRDVFVRVGRYGPYIERVVGTNEDGTPEYQRANLSATVTPDGLDEELAEKLFATPQGGRELGENPENGRMVLAKEGRFGPYVTEQVRDDEREKAEAEAEEVVAKERAEEDAQRAAEGKRKKNWETKTAAKQKEKRVASYIEEKLKPATASLFSSMEPSTVTLEEALRLLSLPREVGVDDGEVITAQNGRYGPYLKKGSDSRSLANEEQIFTITLDEARRIYAEPKRRGRAAAQPPLKQLGDNDVSGKPMTVKDGRFGPYVTDGTTNASLRKGDDPEQLTDARANELLSERRAKEAADGGKKKSTKKSTRKKATKKASKKSTKKPTKKSSKKTGKKATKKPSPGTKNVVKAGSRRK, from the coding sequence GTGCCACCAGCAGCCGGTCAGGGAAAAACCCTGGTTATCGTCGAGTCGGCGACGAAGGCGAAAAAGATCCAGCCTTATTTGGGCGATGACTACATCGTGGAAGCCTCCGTCGGCCACATTCGTGATCTCCCGCGCGGTGCTGCCGATGTCCCCGCGAAGTTCAAGAAGGAATCCTGGGCACGCCTCGGCGTGAACCCGGATGACAACTTCGCGCCGTTGTACGTGGTCAGCCCGGATAAAAAGAAGAAGGTCGCTGACTTAAAGAAGAAGCTCAAAGAGTGCGACCAACTTTTCCTGGCAACAGACCCCGACCGTGAGGGTGAGGCCATCGCGTGGCACCTGCTTGAGGTGCTGAAGCCGAAGGTTCCGGTCCGCCGCATGGTGTTCAACGAGATCACCAAGTCCGCCATCCTGGAGGCAGCGGAGAATACTCGTGAGCTCGACGAGAACCTCATCGATGCCCAGGAAACCCGCCGTATCCTCGACCGTCTTTACGGTTACGAGGTCTCCCCGGTGCTGTGGAAGAAGGTCATGCCGCGTCTGTCGGCAGGTCGTGTGCAGTCCGTGGCCACCCGCGTCATCGTCGAGCGCGAGCGCGAGCGCATGGCATTTATCTCCGCTGAGTACTGGGATCTCTCGGCGAAGCTGCAGGGCGATAACCCGCAAGATTTTGAAGCACGCTTGGCGACGGTCGATGCCAAGCGCGTCGCCCAAGGCCGCGACTTCGATGACCGCGGTGAGGTCAAAACTGACGATGTCGTCGTGCTCAACGAGCAGGTCGCCAAGTCTTTGGCTGCTGGTCTCAAGGGCGCGGACATGCAGGTCGCAGCGGTTGAGCACAAGCCTTATACCCGCAAGCCTTACCCGCCGTTTATGACTTCGACGCTGCAGCAGGAGGCCGGTCGCCGCCTGCACTTCACCTCAGAGCGCACCATGCGTATTGCGCAGCGTCTCTACGAAAACGGTCACATTACCTATATGCGTACCGACTCCACCTCCCTGTCCAAGCAGGGCCTGGATGCCGCACGCAACGCTGCGACCACCATTTATGGCTCCGAGTACGTGGCTTCCTCGCCACGCGTGTACGACCGCAAGGTGAAAAACTCCCAGGAGGCCCACGAGGCTATCCGCCCGGCTGGCGAGTCCTTTGCCACCCCGGGTCAGCTGGCAGGCCAGCTCGATGCCGAGGAGTTCAAGCTCTACGACCTCATCTGGAAGCGCACCGTTGCCTCCCAGATGGAAAACGCCAAGGGCACTTCCATGAAGGTCACCGTGGCAGGCAACGCAGCTACCGATGACGGCAACCGCGCCGTGGAGTTCTCCGCGACCGGCCGCACCATTACCTTCCCGGGCTTCCTGCGCGCCTACGAAGATGGCAGCAACGCCAAGACGGATGAGAACCGTCTGCCGCACCTCAACGAAGGCGATGCGCTCAAGGCTCAGGAAGTCACCGCGGATGGTCACAGTACCAACCCGCCGGCACGCTACACCGAAGCCAGCCTGGTCAAGAAGATGGAAGACCTCGGTATCGGTCGCCCATCGACCTACGCGTCGATTATCAAGACCATCCAGGACCGCGGCTACGTCGTCTCCCGCGGCAACGCCCTGGTCCCAAGCTGGGTCGCCTTCGCCGTTATTGGCCTGCTGGAAAACAACTTCACCGAGTTGGTCGACTACGACTTCACCTCCTCGATGGAGGATGAGCTCGACTCGATTGCTGCCGGCAACGAAAACGGCACGGACTGGCTCAACGGCTTCTACTTCGGCAACGAGCAGGCCAACGACCAGAAGGCCGCATCCATCGCGCGCCACGGTGGTCTGAAGTCGCTCATCGATATCAACCTCGAAGCTATCGATGCCCGCAAGGTCAACTCCCTGCTGCTCTACACCGACTCCGAAGGCCGCGACGTCTTCGTCCGCGTCGGTCGTTACGGCCCTTATATCGAGCGCGTCGTCGGCACCAACGAGGACGGCACGCCGGAATACCAGCGCGCCAACCTCTCTGCGACCGTCACCCCGGACGGCCTGGACGAGGAACTCGCCGAGAAGCTGTTCGCTACCCCGCAGGGTGGCCGCGAGCTCGGCGAGAACCCCGAGAACGGCCGCATGGTTCTGGCCAAGGAAGGCCGCTTTGGTCCTTACGTCACCGAGCAGGTGCGTGACGATGAACGCGAGAAGGCCGAGGCTGAAGCCGAAGAGGTCGTCGCTAAGGAACGCGCCGAAGAAGACGCCCAGCGCGCTGCTGAAGGCAAGCGCAAGAAGAATTGGGAAACCAAGACTGCTGCCAAGCAGAAGGAAAAGCGCGTCGCGTCCTACATCGAAGAAAAGCTCAAGCCTGCCACGGCTTCGCTGTTCTCCTCGATGGAACCGTCCACCGTCACTCTCGAAGAAGCACTGCGCCTGCTGTCGCTGCCACGTGAGGTCGGTGTCGACGATGGCGAAGTCATCACCGCGCAGAACGGTCGCTACGGCCCGTACCTGAAGAAGGGTTCGGACTCTCGCTCGCTGGCGAACGAAGAGCAGATCTTCACCATCACCCTCGATGAGGCCCGCCGCATCTACGCTGAACCAAAGCGTCGCGGTCGTGCCGCTGCCCAGCCACCGCTGAAGCAGCTCGGCGACAACGATGTCTCCGGCAAGCCGATGACCGTCAAGGACGGCCGCTTTGGTCCTTACGTCACCGACGGCACCACCAATGCCTCCCTGCGCAAGGGCGATGACCCGGAGCAGCTTACCGATGCCCGCGCCAACGAACTGCTCTCCGAGCGCCGCGCCAAGGAAGCTGCCGACGGTGGCAAGAAGAAGTCGACCAAGAAGTCGACCCGCAAGAAGGCCACTAAGAAGGCATCGAAGAAGTCGACTAAGAAACCGACGAAGAAGTCCAGCAAGAAGACCGGCAAGAAGGCAACGAAAAAGCCTTCACCTGGTACGAAGAACGTCGTGAAGGCAGGGTCGCGACGGAAGTAG
- a CDS encoding cold-shock protein, whose translation MAQGTVKWFNAEKGFGFIELEDGSGDIFVHYSEIQGRGFRTLEENQRVSFEVNDGPKGPQAQGVEVI comes from the coding sequence ATGGCACAGGGAACCGTTAAGTGGTTCAACGCGGAGAAGGGCTTCGGCTTCATCGAGCTGGAGGACGGCTCCGGCGATATCTTCGTACACTACTCCGAGATCCAGGGCAGGGGCTTTCGCACCCTAGAAGAAAACCAGCGCGTCTCCTTCGAGGTCAACGACGGCCCGAAGGGCCCACAGGCCCAAGGCGTTGAGGTCATCTAA
- a CDS encoding DEAD/DEAH box helicase produces MADSSNPIGAELLEFLQRRYPESTLTYSTTIPARPSQHAPWPKWVLPELKDVLAERGIDKLYAHQAAVAEHAWNGEDVVVATGTSSGKSLGYLLPILSRLAEEPTACALYLTPTKALGSDQLRATGELTQAIPALKSVAPAPYDGDTPHEARSGIRDQSRFIFATPDMLHMSVLAVHPRWARMLRHLRFIVIDECHSYRGVFGANVALVLRRLLRLCEHYGSHPVVISASATMRDPARHAQRLTGRPTVAVTEDGAPTGARTVALWEPGLIDAEGVNGAPVRRAATTESAGLMASLVAEGARTLTFVRSRSAAEVVAMRTAEELSGGLARPDFARRIAAYRAGYLAEDRRALEQKLDDGSLLGVATTSALELGIDVGGLDAVVIAGFPGTVASFWQQAGRAGRRGQGSLVVLAGRDEPMDNYLIHHPEALLDSPLENSVFNPENPYILYGHIYCAAVERPLQDDEVTAFGADDVVNNLADEGLLRKRSRGWFATPLPAGSSELTPETAHTSVSLRGGSGEEVMIVDSSDGRLLGTIDAARAAAQVHPGAVYLHQGESFIIEDLLFDDYLALAKPAVQEYSTVARSTTDIRILGEAEKLCNYSPGLWVAQVDVEVTQQVTGYQVRLPDGTVGDDVALDMPQQRLVTQAVAYTIDPLALAEMGIAAAEIPGTLHAAEHAAIGLLPLLATCDRWDIGGVSTAEHADTHLPTIFVYDGHPGGAGFAAEGYRRFPEWIDATYEAVKTCPCEAGCPSCVQSPKCGNGNNPLDKQGAIRLLGALVTMTAQ; encoded by the coding sequence ATGGCAGATTCGTCTAACCCCATTGGCGCAGAACTCCTTGAGTTCTTACAGCGCCGCTACCCCGAATCCACGCTCACCTACTCTACGACCATCCCGGCGCGCCCCTCGCAGCATGCGCCGTGGCCTAAGTGGGTTCTGCCAGAGTTAAAGGATGTGTTGGCTGAAAGGGGCATCGATAAGCTTTATGCCCACCAGGCAGCAGTGGCTGAGCATGCCTGGAATGGCGAGGATGTCGTGGTGGCCACGGGTACCTCGTCGGGTAAGTCACTGGGTTATTTGCTGCCCATTTTGTCCCGCTTGGCCGAAGAACCGACGGCCTGCGCGCTGTATCTCACCCCGACTAAGGCGTTGGGGTCGGACCAGCTGCGCGCGACCGGCGAGCTGACCCAGGCTATTCCTGCGCTGAAGTCGGTTGCCCCTGCGCCTTACGATGGCGACACGCCCCACGAGGCCCGCTCCGGCATTCGGGATCAGTCCCGCTTCATTTTCGCCACCCCGGATATGCTGCACATGTCGGTGCTTGCCGTCCATCCGCGGTGGGCACGCATGCTGCGTCACCTGCGCTTTATTGTCATTGATGAGTGCCATTCCTACCGCGGTGTCTTCGGTGCGAACGTGGCGTTGGTGCTGCGTCGTTTGCTGCGATTGTGTGAGCATTACGGCTCCCACCCGGTGGTCATTTCGGCCTCGGCGACCATGCGCGATCCCGCCCGCCATGCACAGCGCCTGACTGGCCGGCCCACCGTGGCGGTCACCGAGGATGGCGCGCCCACCGGTGCCCGTACGGTAGCCCTCTGGGAGCCGGGGCTTATCGATGCCGAAGGGGTCAACGGCGCACCCGTCCGCCGCGCCGCCACCACTGAATCCGCAGGTCTTATGGCCAGTCTGGTCGCCGAGGGTGCCCGCACGTTGACCTTTGTGCGCTCCCGCAGTGCCGCCGAAGTTGTTGCCATGCGTACCGCTGAGGAGCTTTCTGGTGGTCTGGCCCGCCCGGATTTCGCACGCCGCATTGCTGCTTACCGCGCCGGCTACCTTGCCGAAGACCGCCGGGCATTAGAGCAGAAGCTTGACGATGGCTCCCTCCTCGGCGTCGCCACCACCTCTGCCTTGGAACTGGGCATCGATGTCGGCGGCTTGGATGCCGTCGTCATCGCTGGCTTCCCGGGCACCGTGGCTAGCTTTTGGCAACAAGCCGGCCGCGCCGGTCGCCGCGGTCAGGGCTCCCTGGTCGTGCTCGCGGGTCGCGATGAGCCCATGGATAACTACCTCATCCACCACCCCGAGGCCCTGCTGGATTCCCCACTAGAAAACAGCGTCTTCAACCCGGAAAACCCCTACATCCTCTACGGTCATATCTACTGCGCGGCCGTGGAACGTCCCTTGCAGGATGACGAAGTCACCGCCTTTGGTGCCGACGACGTCGTCAATAACCTCGCCGACGAAGGACTACTGCGCAAGCGTTCCCGCGGTTGGTTTGCCACCCCACTTCCTGCTGGTAGCAGCGAACTCACCCCAGAAACCGCGCATACCTCAGTGTCTTTGCGCGGTGGTTCGGGCGAAGAAGTCATGATTGTCGATAGCTCCGATGGTCGCCTGCTCGGCACCATCGACGCCGCCCGCGCTGCTGCCCAAGTCCACCCCGGCGCGGTCTACCTGCACCAGGGCGAATCCTTCATCATCGAAGACTTACTTTTTGATGACTACCTTGCCCTCGCTAAGCCCGCCGTCCAGGAGTACTCCACCGTGGCGCGCTCCACCACGGATATCCGCATCCTCGGTGAAGCCGAGAAACTCTGTAACTACTCCCCTGGCCTGTGGGTCGCGCAGGTCGATGTCGAGGTCACCCAACAAGTCACCGGCTACCAAGTCCGACTTCCCGATGGCACCGTCGGCGACGACGTAGCCCTGGACATGCCGCAACAACGCCTGGTCACCCAAGCAGTCGCCTACACCATCGATCCCCTCGCCCTTGCCGAGATGGGCATCGCCGCTGCCGAAATCCCCGGCACCCTGCACGCGGCCGAGCACGCCGCCATTGGACTATTACCCCTGCTGGCGACCTGCGATCGCTGGGACATCGGCGGCGTCTCGACCGCCGAACATGCCGATACACACCTGCCGACCATCTTTGTTTACGACGGCCATCCGGGTGGTGCTGGCTTTGCCGCCGAAGGGTATCGCCGCTTCCCCGAATGGATCGATGCCACCTACGAAGCAGTCAAGACCTGCCCTTGCGAAGCCGGCTGTCCTTCCTGCGTGCAATCACCGAAGTGCGGCAACGGCAACAACCCCCTGGACAAACAAGGTGCCATCCGCCTGCTTGGTGCGCTGGTCACGATGACAGCACAATGA
- a CDS encoding DNA polymerase III subunit delta', whose protein sequence is MNTGSVAQRLADTPAVAETILAAAAAARGLPGADPRAMSHSWLFSGPPGSGRSIAALNFAAALMCSNPSAEQVGCGQCPDCRAVLENQQHTDLVFIHPQESIIAVDTVREVIGRAASMPTVAPWRVVIFDNADRLSSQAANALLKTVEEPPARTVIIMCAPSDDPEDFSQTLRSRCRHLYIPAPGVESIVKQLVSEGASDNDARLAAVTAQRHVGRARRLVRDTNAQKRRALAINLAEDILHGSQAFQAVTALIKLIDDDAKQGDKEKDAAEVAKVEQAYGAGAKGKGAAKAQREVRSAVKELEDLQKKRGRRRLLDGLDLALVDLSSLYRDALMLKVGAGVELVHPDFSGLSGELAEKLSEESLLNCQSAISTCREQLTFNVTPQVAFDGLVGRLRQAYGVR, encoded by the coding sequence GTGAATACCGGAAGCGTTGCGCAGAGATTAGCCGATACCCCGGCGGTGGCTGAGACGATCCTTGCTGCCGCCGCTGCCGCCCGTGGTCTGCCGGGCGCCGATCCCCGCGCGATGAGCCACTCGTGGCTCTTTAGCGGCCCACCCGGTTCGGGCCGTTCCATCGCAGCGTTGAACTTCGCCGCCGCACTGATGTGCAGCAACCCGAGTGCGGAGCAGGTCGGTTGCGGCCAGTGTCCCGACTGCCGCGCCGTGTTAGAAAACCAGCAGCACACAGACTTAGTCTTCATTCATCCGCAAGAATCCATCATCGCGGTCGATACCGTGCGTGAGGTTATCGGGCGCGCGGCATCCATGCCTACCGTCGCCCCGTGGCGTGTGGTCATCTTCGACAACGCCGATCGGCTGAGCTCCCAAGCGGCCAATGCGTTGCTCAAGACGGTGGAGGAGCCCCCGGCCCGCACAGTCATCATCATGTGCGCGCCTTCCGATGACCCGGAGGACTTCTCCCAGACCCTGCGCTCACGCTGCCGTCATTTGTATATCCCCGCACCGGGGGTAGAAAGCATCGTCAAGCAGCTCGTGTCCGAAGGCGCCAGCGATAACGATGCTCGCCTGGCCGCGGTTACTGCCCAGCGCCACGTCGGCCGCGCCCGTCGCTTGGTGCGTGACACCAACGCGCAAAAGCGCCGCGCCCTGGCCATCAATCTGGCGGAGGACATCCTGCATGGCTCCCAGGCCTTCCAGGCGGTCACCGCGCTCATCAAACTTATCGATGACGACGCCAAACAAGGCGACAAAGAAAAAGACGCCGCCGAAGTCGCCAAGGTCGAACAAGCCTACGGCGCCGGTGCCAAAGGCAAAGGTGCTGCCAAAGCGCAGCGCGAAGTCCGCTCTGCGGTCAAAGAACTGGAAGACCTGCAGAAAAAGCGTGGACGCCGCCGGCTTCTCGATGGCCTCGACCTCGCTTTAGTCGATCTCTCCAGCCTGTACCGCGACGCACTCATGCTGAAAGTCGGCGCCGGCGTCGAACTCGTCCACCCCGATTTCTCCGGCCTCTCCGGCGAGCTAGCCGAGAAACTTTCCGAAGAATCCCTGCTCAACTGCCAATCCGCCATCAGCACCTGCCGCGAGCAACTGACCTTCAACGTGACCCCGCAAGTCGCTTTCGACGGCCTGGTCGGCCGCCTGCGCCAAGCCTATGGCGTGCGCTAG
- a CDS encoding DedA family protein, with protein sequence MVDTVVMWIETLMATDWVYPIIGILIFLDCFFPVLPSEIPLNMVGAWSGSQGFPHVPTMFYVAVLAAIAGDNLCFMLGTRLMPLVNRVQKGSKAYSGLAWVKRNMKRSGGAAIIIARFIPSARLFMTILLGSMRYPWPLFFFFDTIGVIIWAFQALAIGYVGGMAFSDSPAIAMVVSIIAAVILGLALQKAQNRILEWWDTRRGFAATP encoded by the coding sequence GTGGTCGACACAGTCGTCATGTGGATTGAAACCCTCATGGCTACCGACTGGGTCTATCCCATCATCGGCATCCTAATCTTCTTGGACTGTTTCTTTCCTGTTCTGCCCTCGGAAATTCCTTTGAATATGGTCGGCGCCTGGTCCGGCTCCCAAGGATTCCCGCACGTGCCGACGATGTTCTACGTCGCAGTCTTGGCAGCCATTGCCGGCGATAACTTGTGCTTCATGCTGGGCACACGCCTAATGCCACTGGTCAATCGCGTGCAAAAAGGCTCCAAGGCCTACTCCGGTCTAGCCTGGGTCAAACGCAACATGAAACGCAGCGGCGGTGCCGCGATTATCATCGCCCGCTTCATCCCGTCTGCGCGCCTATTCATGACTATCCTGCTGGGCTCCATGCGCTACCCGTGGCCACTGTTTTTCTTCTTCGACACCATCGGTGTCATCATCTGGGCATTCCAAGCCCTGGCCATCGGCTACGTCGGCGGCATGGCCTTCTCCGATAGCCCTGCCATCGCGATGGTCGTCAGTATCATCGCCGCCGTCATCCTCGGCCTCGCACTCCAAAAAGCACAGAACCGCATCCTCGAGTGGTGGGACACCCGCCGCGGCTTCGCCGCCACACCTTAG
- a CDS encoding DUF418 domain-containing protein, which produces MTSTQPTKRMIVPDVARGLSLLGIALANITSAWIVTSDRTASYFGGILRDHLMVPNMWDQVTVIIAALFFHMRGLPMFSTLLGFGVGLIAMSLWRRRFPVGAAKRVIVKRYAFLMLFGALHCLFLFYGDIMLFYGAAGMIIAAMLTLSDKVILRIAYILLGISLFFGLIMGIVGFFIPQLAGNVTMTPEDIGMYSGIDSYGSLLLFQLFMLVVQFFNIIPSLFLLFPVMLIGFVWARRGVLSDVRAHQRELNIWVFIGIGVILLIGLPWGLAEIDFLPAQWSAGFMMLNSFFGVLTGPAFLALLALMLQGVQEKIWNGVSTPWYLWAFAALGKRSMSGYVAQSVLFLMIVYPFTLNIGPEYGAFGQSVIAFLVWLFTLVLACMLETMNVPGPLEWVHRRLAYGKTRRAELPKRYEQQQPPAGPTA; this is translated from the coding sequence ATGACCTCGACCCAACCGACCAAACGAATGATCGTGCCGGATGTGGCCCGTGGCCTGTCGCTGCTGGGTATTGCGCTGGCGAATATTACTTCTGCGTGGATTGTCACTAGCGACCGCACTGCGTCGTACTTTGGTGGCATTCTGCGTGATCATCTGATGGTCCCCAACATGTGGGACCAGGTCACCGTCATCATTGCCGCGCTGTTTTTCCACATGCGTGGCCTGCCAATGTTCTCCACGCTTCTAGGTTTCGGTGTGGGTCTGATTGCGATGTCGCTGTGGCGTCGCCGCTTTCCGGTCGGGGCGGCGAAAAGGGTCATCGTCAAGCGTTATGCCTTCCTCATGCTCTTTGGCGCGCTGCACTGTTTGTTCCTCTTCTACGGCGACATCATGCTCTTTTATGGCGCAGCCGGCATGATCATCGCCGCAATGCTGACCTTGAGTGACAAGGTAATCCTGCGCATCGCCTACATTCTGTTGGGCATCTCGCTGTTTTTCGGGCTCATCATGGGCATCGTCGGCTTCTTCATCCCGCAGCTGGCCGGAAACGTCACCATGACGCCGGAAGATATCGGTATGTACTCCGGCATTGATTCTTATGGCAGCCTGCTGCTTTTCCAGCTCTTCATGCTGGTAGTGCAGTTTTTCAACATCATCCCGTCGTTGTTCTTGCTCTTCCCAGTCATGCTCATAGGTTTCGTGTGGGCCCGCCGCGGCGTGCTTTCCGATGTCCGCGCCCACCAACGCGAGCTCAACATCTGGGTCTTCATTGGCATCGGCGTCATCTTGCTTATCGGTTTGCCGTGGGGCCTGGCCGAGATTGATTTCCTCCCGGCGCAGTGGTCTGCCGGCTTTATGATGCTCAATTCCTTCTTCGGCGTGCTCACCGGCCCGGCCTTCCTGGCGCTGCTGGCACTGATGCTGCAGGGCGTGCAGGAAAAGATCTGGAACGGCGTATCCACCCCGTGGTACCTGTGGGCATTCGCCGCACTGGGCAAGCGCTCCATGAGCGGTTACGTTGCCCAGTCCGTGCTGTTTTTGATGATTGTCTACCCCTTCACCCTCAACATCGGACCTGAATACGGTGCCTTCGGACAATCCGTCATAGCCTTCTTAGTCTGGCTCTTTACTCTGGTGCTGGCCTGCATGCTCGAAACCATGAACGTGCCTGGCCCGTTGGAGTGGGTCCACCGCCGCCTGGCCTACGGAAAGACCCGGCGAGCAGAACTGCCGAAGCGCTACGAGCAACAGCAACCACCCGCCGGGCCTACCGCCTAA
- a CDS encoding adenylate/guanylate cyclase domain-containing protein encodes MNRLLRGARWLMGTQWPIYAALVLGSNIVGAIAIMTFVVFFLPMPEIEEFTSQTDNLFLIGAIYLIFAVIIGMGVTLLLFRPVLDWQRAPSEHDPNMVRNLVLRIPIYQAGVAAIVWAIGIIIAVIMTWPVSPRLSLVVGVATILAGLVVIILTYLQAERLVRPVAALAVARRFEDSTLEPPIKYRLTSTWLITSAVPLFGIILVLLGQRSGLFSDNATDIIPAIIALALTALGTGWMGTSFAVMSVVDPILELQDAINRVRHGEHDAEVDIYDGSELGVLQAGFNEMMRGLRERQRVRDIFGRYVGTEVAQRALEERPELGGEDRQVAVIFVDVIGSTTFAVNHTPEKVVEELNKFFEHVVTVVHRNKGIINKFQGDAALAVFGAPLNVYDSTSLALQAARELRQELRGLELQAGIGVAAGHVVAGHIGGADRFEYTVIGDAVNEAARLTELAKDTPGQVLTNAATLKTANETEQARWTYLKSIELRGRRRMTQLARPIRATLAERAQS; translated from the coding sequence ATGAACAGACTACTGCGTGGCGCCCGCTGGCTCATGGGCACCCAATGGCCGATCTACGCCGCGCTAGTTCTTGGATCCAACATCGTTGGCGCCATCGCGATTATGACCTTCGTGGTGTTCTTCCTCCCCATGCCGGAGATTGAAGAATTTACCTCACAGACCGACAACCTCTTTCTGATCGGTGCGATCTACCTGATTTTCGCCGTCATCATCGGCATGGGTGTGACGTTGTTGCTGTTCCGGCCGGTTTTAGATTGGCAGCGGGCTCCGTCTGAACACGACCCGAATATGGTGCGCAACCTGGTGCTGCGCATCCCCATCTACCAAGCCGGTGTGGCCGCGATTGTCTGGGCGATTGGCATTATCATCGCGGTGATTATGACCTGGCCGGTCTCCCCGCGACTCAGTCTGGTCGTCGGCGTTGCTACGATTCTCGCTGGCCTCGTGGTCATCATCTTGACCTACTTGCAGGCCGAACGCCTCGTGCGCCCGGTTGCAGCACTGGCTGTCGCCCGCCGCTTCGAAGACTCCACGCTGGAGCCACCGATCAAATACCGCCTGACCTCCACGTGGCTGATTACCTCTGCTGTTCCGCTCTTCGGCATCATTTTGGTGTTGCTGGGTCAGCGTTCTGGCCTGTTTAGCGACAACGCCACCGACATCATCCCGGCGATCATCGCTCTGGCGCTTACCGCTCTGGGTACCGGCTGGATGGGCACGTCCTTCGCCGTAATGAGCGTGGTCGACCCGATTCTGGAACTCCAGGACGCCATCAACCGCGTGCGCCACGGTGAGCACGATGCCGAGGTGGATATCTACGACGGCTCCGAGCTGGGTGTGCTGCAGGCCGGCTTCAACGAAATGATGCGCGGCCTGCGTGAGCGCCAGCGCGTCCGCGATATCTTCGGCCGCTACGTCGGCACGGAAGTTGCCCAGCGTGCCCTGGAAGAGCGCCCCGAGCTCGGTGGTGAGGACCGCCAGGTCGCCGTCATCTTCGTCGACGTCATTGGCTCGACGACCTTCGCGGTCAACCACACCCCGGAGAAGGTCGTCGAAGAGCTCAACAAGTTCTTCGAGCACGTCGTCACCGTCGTGCACCGCAACAAGGGCATCATCAACAAGTTCCAAGGCGATGCCGCTTTGGCTGTCTTCGGTGCCCCACTGAACGTCTACGACTCGACTTCTCTGGCTCTACAAGCAGCCCGCGAACTGCGCCAGGAACTGCGCGGTCTGGAGCTGCAAGCAGGCATCGGCGTTGCCGCCGGCCACGTCGTCGCCGGCCACATCGGTGGTGCCGACCGCTTCGAGTACACCGTCATCGGCGACGCCGTCAACGAAGCCGCACGCCTTACCGAACTGGCCAAAGACACCCCCGGCCAAGTGCTCACCAACGCCGCCACGCTGAAGACCGCCAACGAAACCGAACAAGCCCGCTGGACCTATCTGAAATCCATCGAGTTGCGCGGCCGCCGCCGCATGACCCAACTAGCACGCCCCATCCGCGCCACCCTCGCCGAGCGCGCCCAGAGCTAA